The following nucleotide sequence is from Solidesulfovibrio carbinolicus.
GCATCTTCAGGCCCGCGTCGTGGAGGAAGCCGATGAAAAACGGATTGGCCGGCAGATTCTCCGGGGCCAGATCGTCCCGGTTGGGCGTGCCGAAGACGATGTTCTCGGCCACGCTGCTGTAGTAGAGGTATTGGGTGGGATCGAAAAACTCGACCCAGTCGGCCAGGCTCTCGGCGTGGCCGGCATGGTAGGCCTCGCGCACCCGCACCACCTTCTTGACGAGATTTTCCTTTTTGCCTTCCTTGAAGACCGAATTGAGGCCAAAACGCAGGATGTCGGCGAAAAGCCCGACCTGCTGCACCACGGCGATGATCTCGTCCACCGTGGGCAGGCCGTCCTCGCCCGTGACGCCGTGGGCCTCGCGCCGGGCGTTGATGGAATAGAGCAGGTTGGCCCGGATGGTGCCTTCAAAGATGAAGGGATGCTGGGACACCACGCCCATGTTGTCGGCGATGTCGGACTTGGGCAGGGCGTCGATGTCGTTGCCGTCAAAGGTGGCCGAGCCGCCGGTGTATTTGAGGTTCTGGCACAGGCAAAGGGCCAGGGTGGACTTGCCCGAGCCGGAAAAACCGACCAGGGCCGTGAGTTCGCCCGGCGCGATGTCCAGGGACACGCCCTTTAAGAGTTGGATGCCGCCCGGCACTTCCATCACCAGGTTGTTGGCCGAAAACGCCCCGGCCAGGGCCAGGGGCGGGCGCGGATCGGCCGGTTCCTCGATGAACTCCGGGTCCCCCTGGAAATATTCCATGATGCGGTCGTAGCTGACCGAGGCGTCCTGGTAGGTCTGGTAGAAATCCATCAGCTCCTTCCAGGGATCGTAGAGCTTCTCGTTGGCCGAGAGAAAAGCCACCAGCGCGCCCAGGTCGAAGCGGCCGTTGATGGCCAGATAGCCGCCCACGAGAAAGAGCACGAAGGGGCCGAGGTTCTGGAAGAAGTTGTTGGAGACCTTGATGGCGAACTTATACAGGTTCCAGACCACGCGCACCTTGAAGAGCTTGTCGGCCATAGCCCCGAAGCGTTTGTTTTCCAGGCGGAAGCTGGCGTTGGCGTGGACTTCGTGGATGCCGGAAACAGTTTCGCTGATGAGCGTCGAGAGCTGGCGGCCGGTGTCCACGCGTTGCTTGTTGGCGGCGTTGGCGCGCTTTTGCAGGGCCGGGATGACCAGGATGGCGATGGGATAAAGCGCCATGCTGATGACGGCCATAAGCGGATTCAAATAGAAGAGGTAGCCGGCGAAAGCGAAGAGGGTGAGCACGTTGGTGACGGGCACGGCAATGGCCTGGCCCACGAATTCGCCGGTGTTGGCCACCTCGGCAATGAGCGATGAGACCACCATGCCGGGCGAGGCCTTGCGAAAAAACGACATGGGGAGCTTTAGGATGTGGGCGTAGAGCTGCTTGCGCAGGTCGGTGAGCGACTGCTGGCCGATGTAGTTTTGCAGGGCGTTTATGGCGAGCTTAAGCCCCGAGGCGGCCACCACGCAGGCCAGATAATAGCCGCAGTACATGAGGAGCAAGTCCAGGCGCTTGAGCGAAATGGCCTGGTTGATGATCTTTTTTTGCATCTCCAGGGGCAGCACCCGTACGGCCACGGTGACCACGATGATGATGAGCAGGATGCCCTGGAGCTTTAAATTGCTGGTCCAGACCCAGGAGAACAG
It contains:
- a CDS encoding ABC transporter ATP-binding protein/permease — protein: MKLRPDIPDALYKRSLFSWVWTSNLKLQGILLIIIVVTVAVRVLPLEMQKKIINQAISLKRLDLLLMYCGYYLACVVAASGLKLAINALQNYIGQQSLTDLRKQLYAHILKLPMSFFRKASPGMVVSSLIAEVANTGEFVGQAIAVPVTNVLTLFAFAGYLFYLNPLMAVISMALYPIAILVIPALQKRANAANKQRVDTGRQLSTLISETVSGIHEVHANASFRLENKRFGAMADKLFKVRVVWNLYKFAIKVSNNFFQNLGPFVLFLVGGYLAINGRFDLGALVAFLSANEKLYDPWKELMDFYQTYQDASVSYDRIMEYFQGDPEFIEEPADPRPPLALAGAFSANNLVMEVPGGIQLLKGVSLDIAPGELTALVGFSGSGKSTLALCLCQNLKYTGGSATFDGNDIDALPKSDIADNMGVVSQHPFIFEGTIRANLLYSINARREAHGVTGEDGLPTVDEIIAVVQQVGLFADILRFGLNSVFKEGKKENLVKKVVRVREAYHAGHAESLADWVEFFDPTQYLYYSSVAENIVFGTPNRDDLAPENLPANPFFIGFLHDAGLKMLLVQTGAELAARTVDILKDVPSPDATFFEQSPITVDEFETYRDLAGRLGRVRLHKLSPEDERLLLTLALRFTPGKHTIVGLSHILEGLLLQGRAMFAERVASDLPGAVTFLRREDYLYSMTVMDNILFGRLKTTSAKVVDQIQKTIVSLLIEEDMLERVLEIGLDFQVGSMGDRLSGGQRQKVALARAFLKEPPVLILDEATAALDNASQARIQNLLENKWRGRSTVIAVVHRLDTIKNYDKVAVMKAGRIVEVGSYADLMDKKGMLYELVYGAAARA